Proteins from a genomic interval of Gossypium hirsutum isolate 1008001.06 chromosome A09, Gossypium_hirsutum_v2.1, whole genome shotgun sequence:
- the LOC107896479 gene encoding glutamate--cysteine ligase, chloroplastic: MALVSKAGSSYCIGSDITRGRTGQNVAFGVVNNAEAPIMKEKWVNFSSLSCKNARVAPFFPLETVGFRSKRRNGVIVAASPPTEDALIATEPLTKQDLVGYLASGCKSKEKWRIGTEHEKFGFEIKTLRPMKYEQIAELLNGISERFDWEKVMEGDKIIGLKQGKQSISLEPGGQFELSGAPLETLHQTCAEVNSHLYQVKAVAEEMGIGFLGIGFQPKLGLKDIPVMPKGRYEIMRNYMPKVGSLGLDMMFRTCTVQVNLDFSSEADMIRKFRAGLALQPIATALFANSPFTEGKPNGYLSMRSQIWTDTDKDRTGMLPFVFDDSFGFEQYVDYALDVPMYFVYQKKKYIDCTGMTFRDFMAGKLPCIPGELPNLNDWENHLTTIFPEVRLKRYLEMRGADGGPWRRLCALPAFWVGLLYDEVSLQSILDMTADWTCEEREMLRNKVPKTGLKTPFRDGLLWHIAEDVLKLAKDGLERRGFKESGFLNEVAEVVRTGVTPAEKLLELYHGKWGQSVDPVFEELLY, translated from the exons ATGGCGCTTGTTTCTAAGGCAGGCTCATCTTATTGCATCGGTAGTGATATAACACGGGGTAGAACCGGGCAGAATGTGGCTTTTGGTGTGGTAAACAATGCTGAGGCTCCTATAATGAAGGAAAAATGGgtcaatttttcttctttatcaTGCAAAAATGCCAGGGTAGCGCCGTTCTTTCCTCTAGAAACTGTGGGATTTCGAAGCAAAAGAAGGAATGGTGTGATTGTTGCAGCAAGCCCTCCCACAGAGGATGCTTTGATTGCTACAGAACCATTGACGAAACAGGATCTTGTTGGATACCTTGCATCTGGATGTAAGTCTAAGGAAAAATGGAG GATAGGTACAGAGCATGAAAAGTTTGGTTTTGAGATAAAAACTCTGCGGCCTATGAAATATGAACAAATAGCAGAATTGCTTAATGGTATTTCAGAGAGATTTGATTGGGAGAAAGTAATGGAAGGTGATAAAATTATAGGACTTAAACAG GGGAAGCAAAGCATATCATTGGAACCTGGAGGGCAGTTTGAGCTCAGTGGTGCACCTCTTGAAACTCTGCATCAAACATGTGCCGAGGTCAATTCACACCTCTATCAG GTTAAAGCTGTTGCAGAAGAAATGGGAATTGGATTCTTAGGGATTGGCTTCCAGCCCAAACTGGGACTAAAGGACATTCCTGTCATGCCTAAG GGAAGATATGAGATAATGAGAAATTACATGCCTAAAGTTGGCTCACTTGGTCTTGATATGATGTTCAGGACATGTACAGTTCAG GTTAATCTGGACTTCAGTTCAGAAGCTGACATGATTAGGAAATTTCGTGCTGGTCTTGCTCTGCAACCT ATAGCAACAGCTTTATTTGCAAATTCCCCTTTTACTGAAGGAAAGCCAAACGGTTACCTTAGCATGAGAAG TCAAATCTGGACTGATACTGATAAGGACCGGACAGGCATGCTTCCATTTGTTTTTGATGACTCCTTTGG GTTTGAGCAGTATGTTGACTATGCTCTTGATGTTCCAATGTATTTTGTTTATCAGAAAAAGAAGTACATTGACTGCACTGGAATGACATTCAGG GATTTTATGGCTGGAAAACTTCCATGTATTCCTGGTGAACTACCAAATCTTAATGATTGGGAAAATCATTTGACAACTATATTTCCGGAG GTTCGACTGAAGAGGTACTTGGAGATGAGGGGAGCTGATGGAGGGCCTTGGAGGAGGTTATGTGCTCTGCCTGCATTTTGG GTAGGTTTGTTATATGATGAGGTCTCGCTCCAGAGTATTCTAGACATGACAGCGGATTGGACATGTGAAGAAAGAGAAATGTTGAGAAACAAG GTTCCAAAGACTGGTCTTAAGACGCCATTTCGAGATGGGTTATTGTGGCACATTGCGGAAGATGTTCTAAAGTTGGCCAAG GATGGTTTGGAAAGAAGGGGCTTCAAGGAATCCGGGTTCTTGAATGAGGTGGCAGAGGTGGTTCGTACAG GTGTAACACCAGCTGAGAAGCTTTTGGAATTGTATCATGGGAAGTGGGGACAATCTGTTGACCCTGTTTTCGAAGAACTCCTCTACTGA